A single window of Actinoallomurus bryophytorum DNA harbors:
- a CDS encoding cytochrome P450 has translation MTAPETEGAHSGAVPLYGQRFEADTEALFREMRRDHGPVVPVLLESGDPAWLVVGYREAQRVLSDGQLFARDPYRCHGAEYVPPQAVGYTPGMLMFLDGQVHARRAGAVAAALGEVDQFGLRADCERFADRLIDSFAPAGEVELMEQYAYRMPVLVMGGMLGLPDSELMGVAQDMKTMSDGREDALDAYVRFMAVMTSLIETKRARPGRDVLSRLLGYATGVTDEELIQDILVVISGSQENTANWIGNTLRLMLTDDRFALTLSGGRRSVGQALNEVLWEDTPVKATPGRWATGDTELGGQSIRAGDVMIVGLAGANADPRVRPAVHGDSGGNHAHLAFGTGDHGCPHPAPELAEVIAHTAIEVLLDRLPDLRLAVPEDELEWRPALHVRGLSVLPVSFTPAYVIEGG, from the coding sequence GTGACCGCGCCGGAGACCGAAGGCGCACATTCCGGCGCGGTGCCGCTGTACGGGCAGCGCTTCGAGGCCGACACCGAGGCGCTGTTCCGTGAGATGCGGCGCGACCACGGGCCGGTCGTGCCGGTCCTGCTCGAAAGCGGCGACCCCGCGTGGCTGGTCGTCGGCTACCGCGAGGCGCAGCGCGTCCTCTCCGACGGGCAGTTGTTCGCCCGTGACCCGTACCGCTGCCACGGCGCGGAGTACGTGCCACCGCAGGCCGTGGGTTACACGCCCGGCATGCTGATGTTCCTGGACGGGCAGGTGCACGCGCGCCGCGCCGGCGCGGTCGCCGCCGCGCTCGGCGAGGTGGACCAGTTCGGGCTGCGGGCCGACTGCGAGCGGTTCGCCGACCGGCTGATCGACTCCTTCGCCCCCGCCGGTGAGGTCGAGCTCATGGAGCAGTACGCGTACCGGATGCCGGTGCTCGTCATGGGCGGCATGCTCGGGCTGCCCGACTCCGAGCTGATGGGCGTCGCCCAGGACATGAAGACGATGAGTGACGGCCGCGAGGATGCCCTCGACGCGTACGTCCGGTTCATGGCGGTGATGACGAGTCTCATCGAGACCAAGCGCGCGCGGCCGGGGCGTGACGTCCTGTCCCGCCTGCTCGGCTACGCGACCGGAGTCACCGACGAGGAGCTGATCCAGGACATCCTCGTGGTGATCTCCGGCAGCCAGGAGAACACCGCCAACTGGATCGGCAACACGCTGCGTCTCATGCTGACCGACGACCGCTTCGCGCTGACCCTCTCGGGCGGCCGCCGCAGCGTCGGTCAGGCGCTGAACGAGGTGCTGTGGGAGGACACGCCGGTGAAGGCCACCCCGGGCCGCTGGGCGACCGGTGACACCGAGCTCGGCGGCCAGAGCATCCGGGCCGGCGACGTGATGATCGTCGGGCTGGCCGGCGCCAACGCCGACCCGCGGGTACGGCCCGCCGTCCACGGTGACTCGGGCGGGAACCACGCCCACCTCGCGTTCGGCACCGGCGACCACGGATGCCCCCACCCGGCACCGGAACTCGCCGAGGTCATCGCGCATACGGCCATCGAGGTGCTGCTCGACCGGCTCCCGGACCTGCGCCTCGCGGTTCCGGAGGACGAGCTCGAATGGCGGCCCGCCCTCCACGTCCGCGGCCTGTCAGTGCTGCCGGTGAGCTTCACGCCCGCGTACGTCATCGAGGGCGGCTGA
- a CDS encoding response regulator — MCRATDEPPRVLVVDDHPIWRDGLAEKLAERGFTLAGTAADGAQALRLVRATRPDVVLLDLQLPDMPGAEVTRRLLAADASIHVLILSASGEQRNVLEAMTAGATGYLVKSARLDEVMTAIRAAAAGETVFTPGLAGLVLGEYHRLGGSPERGTPRLTGRETEVLRLVATGLTYREIAERLVLSHRTVQNHVQNTLGKLRLHNKAQLVRYALEQGIE; from the coding sequence GTGTGCCGCGCGACTGACGAGCCGCCGCGGGTGCTCGTCGTCGACGACCATCCGATCTGGCGCGATGGCCTCGCCGAGAAACTGGCGGAGCGGGGCTTCACCCTTGCGGGCACCGCCGCCGATGGAGCGCAGGCGCTGCGGCTCGTCCGCGCGACCCGTCCGGACGTCGTACTGCTCGACCTCCAGCTGCCCGACATGCCCGGCGCCGAGGTCACCCGCCGGCTGCTGGCCGCCGACGCTTCGATCCACGTGCTCATCCTGTCCGCGAGTGGCGAGCAGCGAAATGTTCTGGAGGCCATGACCGCGGGCGCCACCGGATATCTCGTGAAGTCCGCGCGGCTCGACGAGGTGATGACGGCGATACGGGCGGCGGCGGCCGGCGAGACGGTCTTCACGCCCGGCCTGGCCGGCCTCGTCCTGGGTGAGTACCACCGCCTCGGCGGTTCACCGGAGCGGGGCACCCCCCGGCTGACCGGCCGCGAGACGGAGGTCCTGCGCCTCGTCGCGACGGGCCTGACGTACCGGGAGATCGCCGAGCGTCTCGTACTCTCGCACCGGACCGTCCAGAACCACGTGCAGAACACGCTCGGCAAGCTGCGGCTGCACAACAAGGCACAGCTGGTGCGCTACGCCCTCGAGCAAGGCATCGAATAG
- a CDS encoding YiaA/YiaB family inner membrane protein, producing MSTTVKSSTTPAFLVQAAISFGVSLAACVIGIAYLPVGGWIRAFLGLALLYAVTSTFTLAKCVRDRQEEATVSGRVDQARLDKLLAEHDPFRVDT from the coding sequence ATGAGCACAACGGTCAAGTCAAGCACCACCCCCGCATTCCTCGTCCAGGCGGCCATCTCGTTCGGCGTGTCATTGGCGGCCTGCGTGATCGGCATCGCCTATCTGCCGGTCGGCGGATGGATACGTGCCTTTCTCGGGCTCGCCCTGCTGTACGCGGTGACCTCCACGTTCACGCTTGCCAAATGCGTGCGAGACCGGCAGGAAGAGGCCACCGTCTCCGGGCGTGTGGACCAGGCGCGCCTGGACAAGCTGCTGGCCGAACACGATCCGTTCAGGGTCGACACGTGA
- the macS gene encoding MacS family sensor histidine kinase, translating to MVEQMWRAVGVFRLVTLVYAGVLIFGNYGRYAHPAGGILVLGIMAGWSATTTVAYARSPERRAWLAAADVVVAVLIVIGTRWVETAARIDHGAATLPVSWAAASVLACAVAGGPWAGLAGAAAVSAADVLERRALPQNTFNGIVLLLIAGIVGGHVVRLVLRAETAADRAVRLEAATAERERLARDIHDSVLQVLALVGMRGRELGGEAADLARLAAEQEKALRSLVTGAPSPGRDGQVDLRTLLEPLAGGRITVSCPGDAVWLPYATAEALAAAAGEALGNARRHAGVDARAWVLLEDEGGAVTVTVRDDGTGFAASRLAQAVEAGRIGVAQSIVGRIHEVGGEADVISTPGKGTEVGLRVPRD from the coding sequence GTGGTGGAGCAGATGTGGCGGGCGGTCGGGGTATTCCGCCTTGTGACCCTCGTCTACGCCGGAGTACTGATCTTCGGGAACTACGGGCGGTACGCACATCCCGCGGGCGGGATTCTTGTTCTCGGAATCATGGCCGGCTGGTCCGCGACGACGACGGTCGCCTACGCGCGGTCCCCGGAGCGAAGAGCCTGGCTCGCCGCCGCCGATGTGGTGGTCGCGGTCTTAATCGTCATCGGCACCCGCTGGGTCGAGACGGCCGCGCGGATCGACCACGGTGCGGCCACTCTGCCGGTCTCCTGGGCGGCGGCCTCGGTGCTGGCATGCGCCGTCGCGGGCGGACCGTGGGCAGGGCTGGCCGGAGCGGCCGCGGTCTCGGCCGCGGACGTGCTCGAGCGCCGGGCACTGCCGCAGAACACGTTCAACGGGATCGTGCTGCTCCTGATCGCCGGGATCGTCGGCGGCCATGTCGTACGCCTCGTGCTCCGCGCGGAGACCGCCGCGGATCGCGCCGTCCGGCTGGAGGCGGCAACGGCGGAACGGGAGCGGCTCGCCCGCGACATCCACGACTCGGTCCTGCAGGTTCTGGCGTTGGTCGGCATGCGGGGCCGGGAACTCGGCGGTGAGGCCGCCGACCTCGCCAGGCTGGCCGCCGAACAGGAGAAGGCGCTCCGATCGCTGGTGACGGGGGCGCCGTCGCCCGGTCGCGACGGGCAGGTGGACCTGCGGACGTTGCTGGAGCCCCTTGCCGGCGGGCGGATCACGGTCTCCTGTCCGGGGGACGCGGTGTGGCTCCCGTACGCCACCGCGGAGGCACTGGCGGCCGCGGCCGGCGAGGCGCTCGGCAACGCGCGCCGCCACGCGGGCGTGGACGCCCGGGCCTGGGTGCTGCTGGAGGACGAGGGCGGAGCGGTCACCGTGACCGTACGCGACGACGGCACGGGGTTCGCGGCGAGCAGGCTCGCGCAGGCGGTCGAGGCCGGCCGCATCGGGGTCGCCCAGTCGATCGTCGGCCGGATCCATGAGGTGGGCGGGGAGGCCGATGTGATCTCCACGCCGGGAAAAGGGACCGAGGTGGGGCTTCGTGTGCCGCGCGACTGA